Proteins from a single region of Papaver somniferum cultivar HN1 unplaced genomic scaffold, ASM357369v1 unplaced-scaffold_11, whole genome shotgun sequence:
- the LOC113328537 gene encoding uncharacterized protein LOC113328537 — protein MMHFSSWDIKQICGHKNVGWTLQQSVGNSGGMLILWDRDFVEVTDSLVGDYTLSMLCTNKIHNFEWVLTNVYGPNKPVERTNFWIELDNICRYWINLPWCIGGDFNKITKCAEKKNCKKITRSMHNFNHFIVEHDLIDLPLKGGRYTWSNGQANLVMCRFDRFLISPSFEQHLSFVTQLSKARPTYDHIPLLLDISDPSWGPSPFRFEVMWFLENVFLQLLEYWWISFCFAGTPSTVLWLKLKVLKEKLKIWNKEVFGHTNTRLNAILSNIQTLDGLSEDNILNEEERIMQFQNKVEFEKISKMEETSLKIKSNTKWLQEGDRNTSFFISNTSARRRYNKIRQLYIGDKLVSDRGRLEDHIVEYYKTLFTEEEVIRPDLEGIEFDSITYTEASILEANFNEEEVLHATVT, from the coding sequence atgatGCATTTTTCATCTTGGGACATTAAGCAGATTTGTGGACACAAGAATGTTGGCTGGACTTTACAACAATCTGTAGGGAACTCGGGTGGTATGTTAATCCTTTGGGATAGAGATTTTGTGGAAGTTACTGACTCACTCGTTGGTGATTATACTCTTTCAATGCTCTGTACAAACAAGATTCACAACTTTGAGTGGGTTCTCACGAATGTTTATGGGCCGAACAAACCTGTTGAGCGAACTAATTTTTGGATTGAGCTTGATAATATTTGTAGATATTGGATCAATCTTCCTTGGTGTATTGGTGGCGACTTCAACAAAATAACAAAGTGTGCTGAGAAGAAGAATTGCAAGAAGATTACAAGAAGTATGCATAACTTCAACCATTTCATAGTTGAACATGACCTGATTGACCTGCCTCTAAAGGGAGGAAGATACACTTGGTCAAATGGTCAAGCAAACCTGGTAATGTGCAGATTCGACAGGTTTCTTATATCCCCATCCTTTGAACAACACTTGTCATTTGTTACCCAATTATCCAAAGCCAGACCCACCTATGATCACATCCCACTCCTTTTAGATATTTCTGACCCATCATGGGGACCTAGTCCTTTTAGGTTTGAAGTTATGTGGTTCTTGGAGAATGTATTCTTACAATTATTAGAATATTGGtggatttctttttgttttgcaggtactccTAGCACTGTGCTATGGTTGAAGTTAAAAGTACTTAAAGAGAAGCTAAAAATCTGGAACAAAGAGGTATTTGGTCACACCAACACGAGGCTGAATGCTATTCTCTCTAATATTCAAACACTTGATGGACTTTCGGAAGATAATATTCTTAATGAAGAGGAGCGGATTATGCAATTTCAGAACAAAGTGGAGTTTGAGAAGATTTCAAAGATGGAGGAAACTTCattgaaaatcaaatcaaatactAAATGGTTACAAGAAGGAGATAGGAACACATCATTCTTCATCAGTAACACATCTGCTAGAAGAAGATACAACAAAATCAGACAACTTTACATTGGTGATAAATTGGTTTCTGACAgaggaaggcttgaagatcaTATAGTGGAGTACTATAAAACACTATTTACTGAAGAAGAAGTTATAAGACCTGATTTAGAGGGGATTGAATTTGATTCTATCACCTACACGGAAGCTTCTATTTTAGAAGCTAAttttaatgaagaagaagttttgcATGCTACAGTGACTTAG